The following nucleotide sequence is from Rhipicephalus microplus isolate Deutch F79 unplaced genomic scaffold, USDA_Rmic scaffold_16, whole genome shotgun sequence.
tatgccctactgaaacgttccgtatgcgagtccaataattccatatgtttccgtaaaaaatacatatgtttcctatatattttccatatatttccgtaacattcttacggaaacatacggaattattggacatcgcatacggaacgtttcagtagggtgcgcctgagtgcgtagggtgttccgccgtgtcgtcggcgaaggttttgtcctcagtgacaaagcaggagaagaaggtaATTCGCGCCGGAGTGCGCAGGGTGTTgcgccttgtcggcgaagccttttgcactcagtgacaaaggaggagaagaagaggatttccatgtgaggggtgaagactcgtgctacggGCAAAaatgtgtgtctaccgccagcgagcgaagacgcgtggcaacagctgcgcgtgggaagccgacgtgttaccggcgaaaaaGATttgtgcttggagagcggcccattgaagacgcgaggtttcctggaagagaaacttcggcggcagcggaacgacaacagcgctggacgttgcgtgagtgattctcgaaagtatcattcagtcttttgttccaaggactttcgACTCAATAAGTTTTCGAAATCTTTAGcctttaagtgccttggttgttcgatgcatgcgactgcattttagagcgtattgttgtttgtgtacgttgtttcgagtgtggctgattgtactgtgtagtacgttgtttgattggtgacatatcgtattcaactattgtcgagtgtgcatatttgtgtatcgttttgatctgccattattgagaatataattttgttttgtttatcaactctcggctctgacttgttctttgggccacagctggcgttcgctggcgcgccaaataggaccacttctaaattgtccacgctttcgtggtgcggttcggggggccgatacttcggcccttggaattagcccggcaatcgcaTTCCTGATTAACGGGagctgtgacaattaatctggcgtccgcgacaggatcttttggtgcacagtgtgtccaaagtagtgagaaagagcctcgagttgttgatagtgctatcggaacgattttgtgtgttgctcagtgttctcgttaaggAGTGCAGtactccgatagactgattttggcagatactttttacaggCGGCAAGACTTCACTTGCGAGACAGAAtgaatctcgaaaagttagtagctcttggtaaaaagatgggtctttctggcgccgaacaacggcagtgggtaagccagaaggagaaagaggtggtggagagagagagattggtagctgagagggccaaggaagaaaaggcagctgagttggaacgagagaggttggcagctgagagggccaaggaagaaaaagcagctgagttggagagagaaaggctggctgcTGAAAggggaaggaagaaagagagcagcaattgaagttggagctgaagAGAGAAAAGtttgcagctgaaagggcgagggaagaaagagaagcggagatggctgaaagggaatggcagcggcagcacgagatggaattTGAGCAGCTCCGttcgcaacagcgaagtgaaacacCGGTTCAAGCTAGAGTTTAAAGCAGTGAATGAGGGGAACATGGCTTcagcttgaacccaagcaagctgctcgtagcgtttgatgaaaggaaggacgaccttgacgcgtaccttcacagatttgagacgattgcgaggagccagaatcgGCGGGAACACCAATaagcaactgctttgagtacctgcttgagtggtgaagcgctcagtgtgtatggTAGGCTGACACCGACCattgcagccaactatgcaaaggtgaaagctgcagtagggttgacaggcgggctagttggtacaaattcgtgatggaataattggaagcacAAACCAATGGGACACAAGaggagagacaaacaagcgcagactgaaactcagtttattcagagaagttatataccagaaagatgGGAAAGGGAAACAACTGGAGAGAAGTTTCCACCTtgatcaggtgtcgtccagaaacaatatttcacaatctaacagtgatatagaTGGTGAGCTAACGcaactatcaatattctttttaataaaaaaggcttccgcaAGCTCTCTAGTTTTCGTGTCACGATGGCTGTTAAGATAGATGTGCTGGAAAAATCAGGTACGCAGCCACACTTTTTGCAGTGGGTGGACAAATGTAAACCcgggtgtggcagcttgggctagttggtatgacatgacgatagttatagcgcgagaacaaaacgacgacacagagacaagaaggacacgaaagaggccacgcagatggcacgcgaacaggtgccttgtattagtaagcgctccgtggctttgtccgagaaggaacgcaggttcctcgaaggtttcggtgcgggcaggtagttatactatctttacttttctgttttgttttcttctagatttttttctttgctgttttccagtgcttttgtttttgtgtcgtttgtttttgttttttttttcttactcatgttctgctctttgtgccatatggtttttatcacatggtttctgtctcctctatatattttcgtgctctgcgcaagaaaatcagttggaagttagcgttcgtgtctttcgtgtccttcttgtctctgtgtcgtcgttttgttctcgcgctataactatcgtcgtatCCCCGGGGCTGATTTCAGCGCGTTGTAGTGTTCTCGCAGGCAAATATTCAAGCAGCGCCCAGTCTGCCCAATGTATAACCTGCCGCAAGACAGTGGGATACCATAAACAACATTAGATCGACATTTGGTGAAGGAATTGACATGCTTGACACCACAACCTTTCTTCACAAGACCTGCTTTCATTCTGCTTTGTAAATCAATTCTAGAACACATTTGCTGCAGTTTTCCACGTGTGGAAAGCACAACGTCGAGGTTGAATATTTTGCACACTTTTTTATCTTATGCGAAAATTCGTGCACATTTGGGACTACCGCAAACTTACGTCGTTTATCTGCCTCCTTTCAGGGCATCCCTTCCCTTTCTTCATACGCAGTACCTTCTGAGCCGCAAAAAATAGGACATTGGATTGAAAGCCAGCCTCCCGCAAAACACGTGCCATTTTTTTCCCACAAAATGGCGCGTGTTTTTTCTAATCAAACgccggaagcaacaagaagcttgccaaggtgagtgcgctcattgtcgggagatggcgcatctgaaaacacaaaaaattccaCCTGTGCGCAAGCGCAGTCAATTGGGGCATGGTGGCGCGACAAAAAATTCCGTCCAAGTATCACGTCATGCAGACAAGTAGTCAATACGAGAAACTCGAGGtagtacaggacgtcctgaatgtttACTCTCGCCATGCATGCTCCAACTGGTCGAATTGGTTGCGCACTCGGGGTATTCAGCAAAACGTCAATAGGGGGCGTCGTTaattttcgtatcgaacggcagagtttctgactcatcacagatacgacGGCCCCCGTATCAACAAGCGAAAGAGTTcatagaccttcaacaaacacttccagaacgtttgtggtgGACGGGCAAGGACATgtacaatgcgacgatttcgcagctcatgcctccggagctgcggccgtcagttttccgtctctatgAAATGTGGTCGGCAACGCAGAGGGAACGGATAACGATAGCGGCGTGTTGAGGATGAGCGACGGACACCGAAtgatcggtagtcggcagcaaGGCGGTGGTCTAGTTCAGTTGGTGACGAGTCCCGTTCCACTGATTGTCGATCGCATTGACATGGCAGTTCTCGTTATGCGTTGTACAGGGCCGGTAAAGAGTAGTCAGGgtacctcggagctgcagccgAGCCCGTTGCGGAGCgtcggcgacagaagcgcgccacgtgacctgaaTATCCACATGCGAAACAGATcggacgattgtcaactgtgcgccaagggtttccgttatagcgctgttgtgttgcttgaaatggcgtcgttgatactcCTACAGGTTGGGGAGTCGGCCCAAGCGGAGGTCGTGGCGgatcagcagcaacagcagcgtaagtcaatggcgcggtgacggttgctgtctgagagacggacggcagtgccacagagacctgcgcctgtattacgtGCCTGATGGCGGGCTCGAGACACTCAGAAGAGGGTTTTGTCGCCGGTAgatacgacagacacgaaagttgtTGGGCCACCTCTTCGCACACATATtgtttgatttccgacatgattgGGCTGTGGTCTCCCACaggctcaatgccgcgagagtttcgtcCGTAGCCACTGGCTGCCGTGTCATGACCCCTTGTTTGCACAACTCCTTGATGCTCTGGCAATGGGGGCcagttcggacacggtacgtgggcccttggccagcagcatctggaaggcggcgtcgtctatcccctttagtggttttgggacgttaaccccacaaatcaatcaatcgtctatccccttcaaaatgtgtttgatcttgtctgcctcgatcattgaagggtcaaggcgcttgctcaagtcgagcacatcctcgatgtagcttgtgaagccttccccctgaagctgtgcgcgtccccgtaagCGCTGTTCGGCACGAAGCTTGCGTACCTCAGGGTGACCaaacacatcggtaatgcgtagcttaaaggcaccccaagtggcgaattccgagtaGTGGTTGTTAAACCAAAGACTCGCTACCTCTTTTAGGTAGAaaggtacatattgcagcttcgaagggtcgtcccacttgttgcttgcgcctaccttttcaaatgtcgacagccaatcttctacgtcttgctcatcagtaccATCGAAAAAGGTGGATAGCGCACGTGTAGCGCAGTGGCCAGGATGACCATCGAAGGCTGGGTCCtaccttgctgggtgttttcttcagcGATGTCTGGGATGGCAGGTGGTTTCCTGTTGCGGAATTCCAGGTTGAGTTTCCCCGCACCTTCACCACTCTGAAACGAggtttattggcgtaagtagtacttgcacagcaggccTATTGACGCGGAAAGTGAGtggcagcaaccgacgcaggaAAACACAACGCTCGGGGGGATAGCTCGCGGTCGGCTCCTCTCACTAAAGGCGTGACACACTGCGGCGCGTAATATTCTTCCTCTCTAcaccagctatatttctgtggataaggaatcACACTCCTAGTTGTCTTCTGTCAGCCATGCTACAATAGcacaggacgtgcccattctgtggcACTATATAGGCCTCaactgtcctcctaacctcattgAGCCTTATCGCATACTATTTACCACCATGTAGCTCCTCGATTACTACacctagacttgcctcactagataggAATACAGTaataaacgttgccaagttcaggtttcattGGTGGCCTAATCttacccagagattcttagcaccctatGCTGCGTTGCATATCTGACCACCGCCATGGCCAGTTGCTTCGCCGCCGCTGGggactgaaggtcgtgagttattAGACTGTAGGAAAACGTGCGACGTTTTGTTTCCTTCAATATTTATTTATCCCTGTTCTGGCATGGACGTCCACAGACGCTGTCGTTCTTGCTGGCGTTTTCTTCTTCTCGTGCTGGCTCGAACACGTGGAGCAGTTGCGGCGCAACTTCGTCTTCCTCGAGACGCTGACGGCTTTCCatagcccccctccccctctagCGAGGCAGCCCGTGCGCGAAGGAGCGAACCCTAAGGGCAGGTTGTAGGTTCTGCTATTTCAAAGCACGTTCGTCAGGTTTTCGCGGATAGCTTGTAGTCTTCGAGGACGGCGTCAGTGTCGAGGAAAGCTAGCTCTATGTGGTCAATGGAGACACTCTCTTCGCGTCAATTAAGCAACAGAACATAATGCTTGGGTCAACGCTTGACGACCCTAAAGGGTCCGTCGTGAGAAGGTTGCAGCGGTAGTCTGCTTGCGTCATGTCGTAcgaagacgtgggtgcagtcgcGGAGCGCACGACTGACGAAGCTTAGGCGTGAGTTTTGACGTGCAAGAATAGGGGACACATCTCTCATGCCATTCTTGTAGCGACTGGCATAATCAGCTGCATCCAATGGTGATACCGGTGACGTGTCGAAAAACTGTCCAGGAAGCCTTAGGGTAGTGCCAAATACGAGCCCAGCTGAGGAGCAGGACGCGTTCATACGTATTGTGCTGCGCAGGGCGGGGAGGACAAGTGATAATTGCTCCATCCAGGATATCAACGAACGCGAGGCCATGAGTGAAGCTTTGAGTTGGCGGTGAAATTGCTCAACCATGCCATTCGACATCGGGTGGTAGGCCGTCGTTTTGATGTAGTTGACATCAAACATTCGGGACAAGGTGCAGAAGAGCGCGGAGTCAAATTGACGACCACCGTTCAGATGGTCTTAGGAACTCCGTAGCGGCTTATCCACGCGGTGATGAGTCCGTGGGCGACTGAACCTGCCGTGATTTCGGTGAGGGGTAGTGCCTCAGGCCACCGCGTGAACCAGTCTGCGCAAGTTAGCATATACCGGCTGTTTTGCGATGGGAGCAAATGGCCTACGATGTGCAGGTGCACGTGACTGAACCGTGAGTCAGGAGGCGTGACGGTACCCAGTAGGCAGACCGTGTTGCACTGGACTGTAGTTAACTGGCGCTTGAGGCAAGCACGTAACCAGCGGCGGACGTTGATGTTCATTCGAGGCCTTAGACATCGCCCTGTGATGAGGCGCTGAGTCGCACGTGTGCCGGGGTGCGACAAGAAATTCAAGGCGTTGAAGACTCTGCGGCGAAATCGTGCTGGAACGAAAGGGCAAGGACAACCGGTAGAGGTGTCGCAAACGAGCAGAATCGCGCAGCCTGAAAGTTGGAGATCGTCGAGCTTGAGGAAGTTCTCTTGGAGTCGCAACACCTGAAGCTCGCTGTCATCCTGTTGTGCAGTAGCCATGGCTGCAAAATCGACTGGTGGGTGCTCATTCATAAATGCGTTGATTTCTATTCGAGAAAGCGCGTCAGCAACGGGGTTGTGTTTGCCACTAATGTGCCGGATATCACTCGTGAACTCCGATATGAAAGCAAGCTGGCGGATCTCATGCGGTGTGTGGGCAGAGTTGGTAGTAGTCGATTCACACGTAAGCGGCTTGTGGTTGGTGAGGATATGGAACTGCCGACCTTTTAGAAAGTGTCGAAAGTGCTTGACAGCCAAATAGGCCGCGAGCAGTTCGCGACCGAATGTGTTATTACGACGCTCGGTCTGTGAGAGCTTCTGTGCGAAGAAAGCGACCGGCTGCCAAACTATGTCGACCAACTGCTGCAAGACTGCTCCTATCATGACGTCCAAGGCGTCCACTGTGAGGGACGTGAAGGCGCCACTCTTTAGATGCTCGAGGAGCGTTGCGTTATCCTGAGCTTCCTTGATGGAACTGAAAGCTGTCTCTACATCGCCCGTTCAGAGGATGGAAGCGTTGGGCTTCGTTTGACGAGATAGAAGTGCATGGAGTGGTTGCAACATGCCAGCGCAAAGAGGAATAAACCGCCGTTATAGTTGGCAAGCCTAAGAAATTCACGTAGTTTCTTCTTAGTTGTTGGTCGTGGAAACTGCAATATAGATTCAACACGCGCGGCCGGTGGAGATATCCCACGCGAATCTACATGATGGCCAAAAAAGTTCAGTGAGGAAACGCCGAACCCGATCTTTGGTCCGTTGACGACTAGTCCATATTTGCAAAATCGTGTGAAAGCCTTACGCAGGTGAAGTTCATGATATGCTACAGTGGTGCTGAAGACAAGGATGTCGTCGATGTGATTCAATGTACCAGGTATTTCGTGATTTGACCAGAAGGTCAAATCACGAAGTACGTGGTACCTTCGGAATCATGGGTAGCGGTGAcgaacaggcaccggaagagggACTGACGtatccgagttcaagcatgtgctcgaaTTCTTGACGTGCAATCTTGTAGCGGTCAGCAGCGAGACGACAAGCACGTGCAAACACCAGAGCTCCTACTGTTACTATGTGATGAGTGACATTGTGGTGTATTGGGTGTTCAAGAGATGGAGCACGAAAGAGGTCGGAAAGTTCTTGCAGAAGGGTAGACCACGGCGGGGAGACTTTGGCATGAGCGTGCACGAGACGCAAGGGTGGCGAATCAGGTGTCACGCCCTGAACTGTGAGGAGGGTCTCAGAATCCACGAGACGGCTATGTCATAGGTCTATCACAAgcttaaaatacaaaaaaaaaatccatgcCGATGATGGCTACATGCACGTCGGCGATTAAGAAGATCCACCGGAACGTGCGTCTCAGGCCGATGCCAAGAGTGACAGACCTCTGTCCGTAGGTCAGTATGGTGAAACCAATGACTGCGGTGACAGGCGGCAAGGTCTGGCGTCGTCGGCGGTCCTACAACGTAGGAGGAACAACACACACTTCGGCACCTGGGTCGATGAGGTAGCGGACTTTGGTGACGCGGTTCGTGACGTGGAATAGGCGGCTCTATGTCGGGTCTGAAACACTGGCCGCCGTCAGTGCGTGGCCCGTGCGTTATCCATAAACTGGCATGGCTGTTTGTGCTGACGAACTCAGGCTCCGTATTGGTGGTGGTACCAGCCGACGCCGAGAGGAAAACTTGGCAATCTTTCGCGGCTTTGGCGCCATTGTCGTGACAATTTGCGGTGGTGGTCTACCTTGAGCGCACTCAGTTCAGTGGCCAACTCATCCACCTTGTGGTCGAGCTCCTCGTTAGCTTGAAGAATGCGGTCCAAGCGCTTGTCGCGGACCAGTGCAGAGAGGGTAGATTTACGTGGTCTCTCGATCGCAGATATGCACGGCGCACCGGTATCCACAATTTTGACGGCCATCCGCGCAAGTGAGTCGAGGGTTTCTGTAGACAATGTGCTCAAAATCATCGGCACCTGCTGTGACAGTCGCTATAAGAAGAGTTCACGTAGGATGGATGCGTTCGATTCAGCAGAGTGGTCCCCGATCAGGTGTCGCATGCGACGCAGAAGAACCGTACGCGTTCGGTCACCGAGTTCTTCCGAGGTGAGTAGCTGCTGCAGCCTACGCTGTTCTGACTCAGTTGTCTGGCGTACGAGCTCCTCTTTAAGGGTGTCGTACGGATTGTCAGGAGGGGAAGAACACAGAATGTCTCTTACGATGGCGATGACAGCAGGTGGTAAAGCGCTAATGACATAGTCGTACCTCACTGTTTGCGACGTTACCTGGTGTCGTCGGAAGAGTGGCTTGACGCTCAGAAACCAGAGTTCAGAGTCCACCTGCCAAAACTCCGGGAGCCGGAGATCAGCGACGACCGGGTCGGGTAGCGTGGGattgaacgtggcttcgctgttCGGTGTGGTGTCCATGGTCAGCCGAAATGATGGGGCTCAAGAAGCAGATTTGGCCGTGACGCTCGGTGCATTGACGAAAGGACGAGTACGTGCACGTTGCCGCTCGAAGTCCGCGTCACCACTTGTAGGAAGACGTATGGCGTTTGGTTTCTTACATATTTTATTTATCCCTGCTGTATTCCACAGACGCTGTCGTTATTGCTGGCGTCTTCTTCTTCTCGTGCTGGCTCGAACACGTGGAGCAGCTGCGGCacaacttcttcgtcttcctcgaGGCGCTGACCGCTTGCCATAAGACATATACATGTTAGAGGTGGTGGCCACATACTGCACCaaggtggccaatctttctctggtgagggagtgcgttacagGCGGTGGTCACTGGTGAGGCCGCACACCAGGCCTTCTAATGCGGTTCCATAACCACGTGGACTTTTTAATTCTGGTAGGGAACTACGCGGCTCCAGGATTCAAACTACGGACCTCTTACATGCGAggctgatgctctaaccactacgccatcgttgcctctgaagatagatagatagatagatagatagatagataaatagatagatagataaatagatagatagatagattgacagatagatagatagatagatagatagatagatagatagatagatagatagatagacagacagatagatagatagatagatagataaatagatagatagatatgcttaaagtcgctgaagttcgccaagaaatgcttcgcatttaaaataaagaAGGGgaacaaagaattggatatatctggcagtaccagaagcagcgtatccttctggttgcctgaatgaatttgtgtagcgctgacagaatagcactgcggcccgcacCCAAGTGACTGGCTCTGAACAATAAAAGGGTGGATGTATTAACTGCCAATCTGAGCATACCAATAGGTCTCTAatgaattattcggcgcagtgaggcgaatcGGCGGCGTGTGAGAaaaaagtgatctattgtttagGGTTcgttgcaaactgcacataggttagttaatgaaaatcctgatttgttgagaaaaaaatttaaccgaggaactctaGAGCGAAAGCTTGTTAGGGTCACCTCACGTTGACgagaaaggcattttgcggtgttccatgtgaattgcaagtgccgaaattttTTAGATCAAAGGAGCaatgtttcgttgatttttaagattaacaggcgtctGCATCGTTCGGCAGTTATAAAACAAAACTGATGAGCTACTAGTACCACAGCGAAATATAAAGATGCGGAAGCGAGCGAGTCAGCAGTTTCATTTAgtgcaattccagcatgcccggggacccaaagaAACCAAACTTCTGATAGGCAACGCGGTACGCGTGACCAAAATATCCTtagaagaggagactgctttgcggtTGTTAAATGTATGCAAACATACAAATCATCCGAATAAATATTACGTTTTTATTGCTGATAACTTAGTTCTTGAGTATTtcatgtaatagccaggaattctgcgagataaagtGGCGTAAAGGCAGGCGATCGGAGTGCAAAagaccaattaggctgataaCAAAAATACCttctccagccttctgaagatgtCGCGTTGCATCCACCGAAATTACTACGTAATTAGGAAAATGACTCATATGGTATTCAAAGAGGCCCcacagaacatgctttggaagtaatttggcgttttttttgaaaaaaaaatggcatcgcAAAGTTCAACTAGCATCGCGTATAGGGTTTGGAGAGTTAAAATTTGGAAGGCAATGTGAAGAtttcatagcagagactcgacgaaaatgacttggtgTCTTCGATAACGACCCCACGGGCGCCTAAGGAAAGAAACTGAATATTTGgtgaaaaattttaaaaatttttgtgaACAGGAGAGGGGCGCATTGAAGAGTCTAGAAAATGTTTTCACGTAAGTTGTCGAAATCTTGCACCAAGTGGCATGATTCGAGTTTcaaaataaagcacgctattcgcaacACACCCAGGTAGCCCAAGACACAGACACAGAGCTTGcttttctagcaatataagaggtcttaatttgtactcagcacttccggaAAAGAGAACGCAACCAAACCCCAGAATCGGGcatacgtaaagtttgtatatcataagtaacaAATCCCTGCGCATCCCTTAATTCTTATTAAATCATTCCCTGTTCACCACATCGTCATCATGAATGAGTATGCACCACAAAAATTGTGTAAATCCTACGACTGACCACTTGTCTATTAAAAAATGAAGTTAGCTCAACAAACGGGCACGTGCCACAAGAATTTGTGCAGCCTTCAAAAAACAACGTCATAAACAGGTATGTGTATTCATGGCAGGGATGTCTCAGAGCATCGCGCCACCTGCATGGAATTGTGAACCAATGGCATATGTAGGTTATGCATTGTCGCACTACCGTAACGTGATACTTAGCGGTTGTAAAAGCTAGTGTACAGCTCGCACGTGACCATCGGCAGCTTTTGGGCACCCCAGGAAAAATCACACTCTCGATGAAGAAGCCGCAATGTGACAAAACATTGCTTGCTGCTGCATGAGATTGGTATTTACAGCATCGATTGTATATAGACCAAGTTTTAACCGAGTTCCAGCAAAAGCTCAACAATGCTGCAGTCAAGATCAAGCGAAGTTCAAACAAAAGTTCACTTTTGCCACAGCCAAGTTCAAGCAACATATCATCACCGTTACAGCTAGCCAACTCAAGAAAAGTTCAAGCTTGAACTCAACATGCTACTACGGCGGCAAGATACTGCTAGAGCTAATTTCAAACTAAGCCAAGCATTAGGTCGGTCTAGATACAGCCATAAGTGTGAGTAAAGTTCCTCAAAGAAGGGAGGCAAAAATATATCGCAGTGTTGCCCCTCTTTATTAAGTCAATGTACGAGGCAGACTTTAACCCCCCCTCTTTTAGGTGACTAGCGGTTGCACTCCCCCTGCCCACTCCCCCATGCTCACGCCTATAAATACCGCAATAAATAAACATCACATAGAAAAGTTTCTCAGTGTATTATTTATTCAAGGCTCCGTGCAAAGTTCAATTTTTGTGATTCACTTTCCTTTGAAACTCAACTGCATTCCTTCACTCAGAAAGTTCATTATTTATGAATGAACTTTTTAATGACTGACTATTTTTCTTGATTAGCAAAAAGAGTTTGATAAAGTATGTCACAAACTTCTCTTTAA
It contains:
- the LOC142784996 gene encoding uncharacterized protein LOC142784996, with protein sequence MDTTPNSEATFNPTLPDPVVADLRLPEFWQVDSELWFLSVKPLFRRHQVTSQTVRYDYVISALPPAVIAIVRDILCSSPPDNPYDTLKEELVRQTTESEQRRLQQLLTSEELGDRTRTVLLRRMRHLIGDHSAESNASILRELFL